The following proteins come from a genomic window of Neptunomonas concharum:
- the narL gene encoding two-component system response regulator NarL, which translates to MSESVSATIVLIDDHPLLRKGVKQLIELDDDLSVVGEASNAIEGVKISKETEPDLILLDLNMPDINGIETLKMLRDEDVSSRIIVFTVSDNEEDVVAALKAGADGYLLKDMEPEELLERLHQAALGKVVISDKLTTLLAQALQSGRSSNKADISSLTPREKQIIKLIAGGLPNKLIARKLNITEGTVKVHVKHLLKKLRLRSRVEVAVWAVQEGLG; encoded by the coding sequence ATGAGTGAATCGGTTTCAGCAACGATTGTACTGATAGATGATCATCCATTGCTACGCAAAGGCGTGAAGCAGTTAATCGAGCTTGATGATGATCTGAGCGTAGTCGGCGAAGCCAGTAATGCTATCGAAGGCGTTAAAATTTCAAAAGAAACAGAGCCTGATCTGATTTTACTTGATTTGAATATGCCCGATATTAACGGCATAGAAACGCTGAAAATGCTAAGAGATGAGGATGTCTCCTCACGCATCATTGTTTTCACCGTATCTGACAATGAAGAGGACGTTGTCGCAGCACTTAAAGCGGGAGCAGACGGCTATTTACTCAAAGATATGGAGCCAGAAGAACTCTTAGAACGCCTGCACCAGGCAGCGCTTGGCAAAGTCGTCATCAGCGATAAGTTAACCACACTACTGGCCCAAGCACTACAGTCAGGCCGAAGTAGTAATAAAGCCGATATCAGCAGCTTAACACCGCGAGAAAAGCAGATTATTAAGTTAATCGCTGGTGGGTTACCGAACAAGCTGATCGCTCGTAAGCTGAACATTACCGAAGGTACTGTGAAAGTCCATGTAAAGCACCTTCTGAAAAAACTCAGGCTACGATCGAGAGTTGAGGTTGCAGTTTGGGCCGTACAGGAAGGGCTTGGCTAA
- a CDS encoding DUF2798 domain-containing protein has product MKQRIIFSVLMSFMLSSLMTGWVTWINLGWNVNFFTQWLTAFLSAWPAAALISMLSGPEIHRLSAYLANPSPKGKG; this is encoded by the coding sequence GTGAAGCAGCGTATTATTTTCTCTGTTTTGATGTCCTTTATGCTGTCTTCACTCATGACGGGCTGGGTAACATGGATCAATTTAGGCTGGAATGTAAACTTCTTTACACAGTGGCTGACTGCCTTTCTATCGGCTTGGCCTGCGGCGGCTTTGATATCAATGCTCAGTGGCCCTGAAATTCATCGCTTGTCAGCTTACTTGGCTAACCCTTCCCCTAAAGGTAAAGGGTGA
- a CDS encoding putative quinol monooxygenase, with protein sequence MNPLWISAGLTVYDNQSPARAREELAILRAHTMTEEGCVSFEIRPHQNAPNKFTLWEEWISADALTAHFEAAHTKHYLSLELTHIDYVERLEATL encoded by the coding sequence ATGAACCCCTTATGGATCAGTGCAGGCCTTACGGTTTACGACAATCAATCACCGGCAAGAGCTAGAGAAGAGTTAGCGATATTGCGAGCCCACACAATGACTGAAGAAGGTTGTGTATCTTTTGAGATACGACCGCACCAGAATGCGCCGAATAAGTTTACATTATGGGAAGAGTGGATAAGTGCTGATGCGCTTACAGCCCACTTTGAGGCAGCCCACACAAAGCATTACCTATCATTAGAGTTAACGCATATCGATTATGTTGAGCGCTTGGAGGCAACTCTGTGA
- a CDS encoding LysR family transcriptional regulator, which yields MLDDIALFIHIVQKQGLAPTAKALDIPAATVTRRLQKLENTLRCQLIHRSARNFSLTPEGEVYFRAYSHLVDQFEQTKRQLHDDMHGMSGALKVMAPVNLTSGFMRPMWSDFIRNHPHIQLELSLSNQLEDYLASKADLAIRVGPQPDSNLYQKHLGVIKTLLVAAPRYLQQNNPPTMIDELNNHRLIGTKPIMNWELSSEATDQVITYHPSFSTLVNDVNLATQFACEGLGISLLPETEIRDLLNSGRLIHILPKWRGRNRDVIAVWHGGKLMNVRAKRLLDFIVNYMQQHKA from the coding sequence ATGTTAGATGACATCGCCTTATTCATTCATATAGTCCAAAAGCAGGGCTTAGCCCCTACAGCAAAAGCACTCGATATCCCAGCCGCGACAGTAACCCGCCGGTTACAGAAGCTAGAGAACACATTGCGCTGTCAGTTGATCCACCGCTCTGCACGGAACTTTAGCCTGACACCCGAGGGTGAAGTCTATTTCAGGGCATACAGCCATTTGGTGGATCAGTTTGAACAAACTAAGCGCCAATTGCATGATGATATGCACGGTATGTCAGGCGCGCTAAAAGTCATGGCCCCTGTTAACCTTACCAGTGGCTTTATGAGGCCTATGTGGTCTGACTTCATCCGCAATCATCCACATATCCAGTTAGAACTAAGCTTAAGCAATCAGCTCGAGGATTATTTAGCATCAAAAGCCGATTTGGCGATACGTGTAGGGCCACAACCAGACTCTAATCTTTATCAAAAACATCTAGGAGTCATTAAAACCTTATTAGTAGCGGCCCCTCGCTATTTGCAACAGAATAACCCACCCACCATGATCGATGAACTGAATAATCATCGCCTGATTGGCACCAAGCCGATCATGAATTGGGAGCTTTCCAGCGAAGCAACTGATCAGGTAATAACCTATCATCCCAGCTTTTCAACATTGGTTAATGACGTCAATTTAGCAACACAATTTGCCTGTGAAGGATTAGGAATATCTTTGCTACCCGAAACAGAAATACGCGACCTTCTGAATAGCGGTCGTCTCATTCACATTCTGCCAAAATGGAGGGGACGTAACCGCGATGTGATTGCCGTTTGGCATGGCGGAAAACTCATGAATGTGCGGGCAAAACGACTTTTAGATTTTATTGTTAACTATATGCAGCAACACAAAGCCTAG
- a CDS encoding YiiX/YebB-like N1pC/P60 family cysteine hydrolase — protein MSPHSSLEQQVTAQLKEGDILFISINSFLYKQVAQGTGSWCSHVGFAIQEKGKWYVLESAVPTVRKTPLHTFLKRTCNNEFALRRLPSELTTTQVLKLKSAADKRMGRWYHLGFNFDSTRQFCSKFVHQVFKDALDISVGKVETLQELIETNPQANLTFWRAWYLGFIPWQRRTITPTSLLVDPQLETIICTI, from the coding sequence ATGTCTCCACACTCATCATTAGAACAGCAAGTAACAGCGCAACTCAAAGAAGGCGATATTCTATTCATTTCGATCAATAGTTTTCTCTACAAGCAAGTGGCTCAGGGCACAGGAAGCTGGTGTTCGCACGTTGGTTTTGCCATCCAAGAAAAAGGTAAATGGTATGTGCTAGAAAGCGCAGTGCCTACAGTACGAAAAACACCCCTTCACACATTTTTAAAGCGCACCTGCAATAATGAATTTGCATTGCGCCGTTTACCCTCTGAACTAACCACCACGCAGGTTCTAAAGCTCAAATCGGCGGCGGATAAGCGTATGGGACGTTGGTACCACCTCGGGTTTAACTTCGACTCTACTCGCCAGTTTTGTTCTAAGTTTGTTCATCAGGTTTTCAAAGATGCTCTGGATATCAGTGTAGGAAAAGTAGAAACCCTCCAAGAGCTGATAGAAACCAACCCTCAAGCCAACTTAACCTTTTGGCGGGCTTGGTATTTAGGCTTTATTCCTTGGCAACGTCGTACCATTACTCCCACCAGCTTATTGGTTGATCCACAATTAGAAACCATAATCTGCACGATATAA
- a CDS encoding NarK family nitrate/nitrite MFS transporter translates to MTTEKLRLLNFGDPKIKTLHITWFAFFLTFVVWFSHAPLLAAIKVAFDLTTAEVKALLILNVALTIPSRIVIGTLVDKYGPRAIYSMLLMVGGVICIAFASAQTYEQLAILRFLSGFIGAGFVIGIRMVSEWFPAKQVGIAEGIYGGWGNFGSAAAAMTLPTVALMFGGEDGWRYALGMTGVFAFLYGLLYRKIARDTPKGSTYFKPKKHGGLEVTSKGDFFFYLLMNIPMYLALAILTWKLSPSNLGLLNETATYGIYAVLVVLFVVQVRAIYHVNEENLKHGVPEIQRYKFKQVAVLDVAYFVTFGSELAVVSMLPLFFLETFEGLSPVQAGLLASGFAFMNLVARPTGGHFSDKYGRRKALSILIAGLAIGYMVLSQIDSNWFIPLAVIATMCCSFFVQAGEGAVFAAVPLIQRRMTGQIAGMAGAYGNVGAVCYLTVLSFVDYSTFFMVIGASAAVVFLFVQFMDEPSGKMAEILPDGTVQLIDVE, encoded by the coding sequence ATGACCACTGAAAAACTTCGATTGCTTAATTTTGGCGACCCCAAAATTAAAACATTACATATCACTTGGTTCGCTTTTTTCCTGACCTTTGTTGTGTGGTTCAGCCATGCACCACTACTGGCAGCTATCAAAGTGGCATTTGACCTCACAACTGCAGAAGTCAAAGCCCTGTTAATTTTAAACGTTGCTCTAACCATCCCTTCCCGTATCGTGATTGGGACGCTTGTAGATAAGTATGGTCCCCGCGCTATTTACAGTATGTTGTTGATGGTCGGGGGCGTGATCTGCATCGCCTTTGCCTCGGCTCAAACATACGAACAACTAGCGATATTAAGATTTCTGAGCGGTTTCATCGGTGCTGGTTTCGTTATCGGTATTCGAATGGTTTCTGAGTGGTTCCCTGCAAAACAGGTCGGTATTGCCGAAGGTATTTACGGTGGTTGGGGTAACTTCGGTTCTGCTGCTGCAGCTATGACACTGCCTACGGTTGCTTTAATGTTCGGTGGAGAGGATGGCTGGCGCTATGCGCTAGGTATGACTGGGGTATTCGCATTCCTATATGGCTTACTTTACCGAAAAATTGCTCGTGACACCCCAAAAGGCTCAACTTACTTCAAGCCGAAAAAACACGGTGGTTTAGAGGTCACCAGCAAAGGCGATTTCTTCTTTTACCTATTAATGAACATTCCAATGTACCTTGCACTGGCAATACTTACTTGGAAGCTTTCACCTTCTAACCTCGGCCTACTGAACGAAACAGCAACCTATGGTATCTACGCCGTATTAGTCGTGTTATTTGTGGTTCAGGTTCGAGCTATCTACCACGTAAACGAAGAAAACTTAAAACATGGCGTACCTGAAATCCAGCGCTATAAGTTCAAACAAGTAGCGGTGTTGGATGTCGCCTACTTCGTCACTTTCGGATCAGAGCTAGCTGTCGTCTCTATGTTACCGCTCTTCTTCTTAGAAACATTTGAGGGATTAAGCCCTGTACAAGCGGGCTTATTAGCCTCTGGTTTTGCCTTTATGAACTTGGTTGCTCGCCCAACGGGTGGACACTTCAGCGATAAGTATGGTCGTCGCAAAGCCCTATCGATTTTGATCGCAGGTTTAGCTATCGGCTATATGGTACTTAGCCAGATTGATTCAAACTGGTTTATCCCGCTCGCTGTTATTGCAACTATGTGCTGCTCTTTCTTTGTTCAAGCAGGCGAAGGCGCTGTCTTTGCAGCGGTACCGCTGATCCAACGACGCATGACAGGCCAAATTGCAGGTATGGCTGGCGCATACGGTAATGTGGGTGCTGTTTGCTATTTAACTGTGCTCTCTTTCGTGGACTACTCAACTTTCTTCATGGTGATCGGGGCTTCTGCAGCCGTTGTCTTCTTGTTTGTTCAATTTATGGATGAACCCTCAGGTAAAATGGCGGAGATTCTACCTGACGGCACCGTACAGCTGATTGATGTTGAATAA
- a CDS encoding bifunctional protein-serine/threonine kinase/phosphatase, translating into MHLSSEIRLSTAQQSITGRKARNEDCLGFFMPMGNLLTTKGACGMIADGVSTAEAGAEAAEYCVREFINDYFDTPDIWTVKKSAQKVLTSINRSLYARSHEYLSSTRGFVCTFSVLVIKSHTAHLFHIGDSRIYRIRGDHMECLTTDHVTPLSQSSSCLSRAMGMDTHLDIDYRSVAIEPHDIFLLTTDGVHDTLQPRTIQTIIHESDSLDEACETLITEAYNAGSTDNLSCQLIRVDQVVRESIDDLTDKLTALPFPPDLEPGMRIDDYEILSELYASNRSQLYCVKDLSDGKEWVMKTPSQNYNDDPAYIERFIMEEWVGSRIDSPHVVRICNSNRPKTFLYYLMQKVDGITLEQWIEENPYPKPAEAIKLVKQIAKGLKAFHQRETLHQDLKPSNIMISKEGHITLVDFGSVYVSGIDEIFVPIERDKILGTVNYSDPLLRLGQNTGIKGDLFSLACITYEIFTHHLPYGEGLERCETPQQLEKLKYIPSDRYNPILPIWFDRALMKGLSIRPEERYQSIEQFLQDATHPNPSFLLPKKEEKQTYNIIFWQMMSLVWFITSMFLIAALWLQD; encoded by the coding sequence ATGCACCTGAGCAGTGAAATCAGATTATCCACCGCCCAACAGAGCATTACCGGCCGCAAAGCGCGTAATGAAGACTGCTTGGGCTTTTTTATGCCTATGGGTAATCTGCTAACGACGAAAGGTGCCTGTGGTATGATCGCCGATGGTGTCAGCACAGCTGAGGCGGGAGCCGAAGCCGCTGAGTACTGCGTGCGGGAGTTTATCAATGACTATTTTGACACCCCTGACATTTGGACCGTCAAAAAATCTGCACAAAAAGTCCTCACCTCAATCAATCGCTCACTTTACGCCAGAAGTCATGAATACCTGAGCAGCACTCGGGGGTTTGTTTGTACGTTTTCGGTACTGGTGATCAAATCTCATACCGCTCACCTTTTTCACATTGGCGATAGCCGCATCTATCGTATCCGTGGTGATCATATGGAGTGTTTGACAACCGATCATGTGACCCCTTTGAGCCAAAGCTCCAGTTGCCTCTCACGCGCAATGGGCATGGATACTCATTTGGATATTGATTACCGAAGCGTCGCCATCGAGCCTCACGATATCTTCTTACTAACGACTGATGGCGTTCACGATACGTTACAACCACGAACGATCCAGACCATTATTCATGAATCAGACTCGCTGGATGAGGCCTGTGAAACGCTAATAACTGAAGCCTACAATGCGGGCAGCACTGATAACCTAAGCTGCCAACTGATACGTGTAGATCAAGTGGTTCGAGAAAGTATTGATGACCTCACCGACAAATTAACGGCGCTTCCTTTCCCCCCTGATCTAGAGCCTGGAATGCGCATTGATGACTACGAAATCCTCTCCGAACTCTATGCCAGCAACCGTAGCCAGCTTTATTGCGTAAAGGATTTATCTGATGGCAAAGAGTGGGTCATGAAAACCCCTTCCCAAAACTACAATGATGACCCTGCCTATATTGAGCGCTTTATCATGGAAGAGTGGGTTGGTAGTCGTATAGATAGCCCCCATGTTGTGCGTATCTGTAACTCTAACCGCCCTAAAACCTTCCTTTACTACTTAATGCAAAAAGTAGACGGTATTACGCTGGAGCAGTGGATTGAAGAGAACCCTTACCCGAAACCGGCAGAAGCCATTAAACTGGTTAAGCAGATCGCCAAGGGCCTAAAAGCTTTTCACCAAAGAGAAACGCTTCACCAAGACCTAAAGCCCAGCAACATTATGATTTCAAAAGAGGGGCATATCACACTTGTCGATTTTGGTTCGGTTTATGTCTCAGGTATCGACGAGATATTTGTGCCCATCGAGCGGGATAAAATTCTGGGGACCGTTAACTACTCCGACCCACTGCTAAGACTCGGCCAGAATACAGGTATTAAGGGCGATCTGTTCTCTCTAGCCTGCATAACTTATGAAATATTCACCCATCACCTGCCCTACGGAGAGGGGTTAGAGCGCTGCGAAACGCCACAGCAATTAGAGAAATTAAAATATATACCCTCCGATCGCTATAACCCCATCCTTCCTATTTGGTTTGATCGAGCACTCATGAAAGGCCTCTCCATTAGGCCCGAAGAACGTTATCAATCCATAGAACAGTTTCTGCAGGACGCGACACACCCAAATCCAAGCTTTTTACTACCTAAAAAGGAAGAGAAGCAAACTTACAATATTATTTTTTGGCAGATGATGTCGTTAGTCTGGTTTATCACCTCGATGTTCCTTATCGCCGCTCTTTGGCTACAAGATTAA
- a CDS encoding ribonucleotide reductase subunit alpha, with product MSGEFSKLIEAAKQQEQPQRLLMLFAKAEGNKKKGKNAVNETGTVTPLMCVDKLPEELRSFDALIKEADGISEDWNFVLIAGLGGSDGVAPPTEAAEPYLNQMANDVMMGQDLTGYTILDRQQNPVLLQAR from the coding sequence ATGAGCGGTGAATTTTCAAAGTTGATCGAAGCTGCAAAACAACAGGAGCAACCGCAACGTTTGTTAATGTTATTTGCAAAAGCGGAAGGTAATAAGAAAAAAGGAAAAAACGCTGTTAACGAGACAGGTACGGTTACACCATTAATGTGTGTCGATAAGTTGCCAGAAGAGCTGCGGAGCTTTGATGCCCTGATTAAAGAGGCCGATGGTATTTCTGAGGATTGGAACTTTGTCTTAATCGCTGGCCTAGGAGGGAGCGATGGCGTTGCGCCACCGACCGAAGCGGCTGAACCTTACCTAAATCAGATGGCCAATGATGTGATGATGGGGCAAGATCTGACGGGATATACGATTCTTGATCGTCAGCAAAATCCTGTGCTACTCCAAGCTAGGTAA
- a CDS encoding YbaN family protein → MSRQIIRLLYLLAGLLCVLVGLIGVVLPLLPTTPFLLLAAFCFSRSSERLHQYLLNHPWFGHLIRDWENHGVIPFKAKLLATSMMLVMVSYPLLFKSFHLGLKGLAAATVVGALVFIWSRPSEPVTK, encoded by the coding sequence ATGAGCCGACAGATTATACGTCTGTTATACCTGCTAGCAGGCCTGCTCTGCGTATTGGTAGGGCTAATTGGCGTTGTATTACCACTCTTGCCAACCACACCCTTTTTACTGCTGGCCGCCTTTTGCTTTTCCCGCAGCTCAGAACGATTACACCAGTACCTGCTCAACCATCCCTGGTTTGGCCACCTGATCAGGGATTGGGAAAACCATGGCGTTATCCCCTTCAAAGCCAAACTGCTTGCCACCAGCATGATGCTGGTAATGGTAAGCTACCCGCTGCTTTTCAAAAGCTTCCATTTAGGTTTAAAAGGGCTCGCCGCCGCGACAGTAGTCGGCGCGCTAGTGTTTATTTGGAGTAGACCGTCTGAGCCTGTTACGAAGTGA
- the brxL gene encoding BREX system Lon protease-like protein BrxL, with translation MTGLNQKICDVFAGLVVRKDLVKTVKGNAIVPSYVLEYLLGQYCATNDEDSIESGIQTVKEILAKHYVHRNEAGLIRSTIREKGRHKVIDKVSVALNDKKDCYETQFANLCIKKVLIDSGTVKQHPKLLVGGVWVIADIEYEHTEDKDASPWILSTIKPIQMSHFDYDSYIEARSQFSLDEWIDVLVQSIGFNPGYFGKRSKLTQLVRLIPFCERNYNLIELGPKGTGKSHIYSEFSPHGILLSGGEVSVPKLFVNNSSGKIGLVGYWDTVAFDEFAGKQKKVDKALVDIMKNYMANKSFSRGVETLGADASMVFVGNTEHSLPYMLKHSDLFDALPEKFYDSAFLDRLHFYIPGWEVDIIRGEMFSNGYGFVVDYLAEILRHLRNQDYSDQYKEYFTLSSNISTRDRDAINKTFSGLMKILFPQGGATAEEIEEILKFAMEGRKRVKDQLFRIDTTYADVNFAYSDKSGKEKPIATLEELEYPNYFHKTVSSDDVSLHELQPEKEASDTSSAEAKIVEEKQPIEGHLTFSENQRGVSYDDLFSPYLQGAKHITITDPYIRLFFQARNLMELLETIVKGKVEEDEVVVSLVTVEDEFKGDQQREFFEKIQSEMFTVGIKFAYSFDKTGSQHARHIVTDTGWKISLDRGLDIFQQYDMGDAFQLANRNQKYRACKAFEVTYIKI, from the coding sequence ATGACAGGCTTAAACCAAAAAATATGCGATGTATTTGCGGGCTTAGTGGTGCGCAAAGATTTGGTTAAAACCGTAAAAGGTAATGCAATAGTCCCTTCTTATGTTCTGGAATATTTGCTTGGTCAGTATTGCGCAACGAATGATGAAGACAGTATTGAAAGCGGCATCCAAACGGTAAAAGAAATCCTAGCTAAACACTACGTACATAGGAATGAAGCGGGGCTGATCCGATCGACTATTCGAGAGAAAGGCCGCCACAAGGTTATCGATAAAGTTAGCGTCGCCTTGAATGACAAGAAAGATTGCTATGAAACCCAATTCGCAAATCTATGCATAAAGAAAGTTCTAATCGATTCTGGAACAGTAAAACAGCATCCCAAACTATTGGTAGGTGGTGTATGGGTTATCGCCGATATTGAGTATGAACATACTGAAGACAAAGACGCGAGCCCGTGGATACTAAGCACGATCAAGCCGATCCAGATGTCTCATTTCGACTATGACAGCTACATAGAAGCGCGTAGTCAATTTTCCTTAGATGAATGGATTGACGTGCTCGTCCAGAGCATTGGCTTTAACCCAGGGTACTTTGGCAAGCGTAGCAAGCTGACTCAGTTGGTCAGGCTCATTCCGTTTTGTGAACGAAACTACAACCTTATTGAGCTGGGACCAAAAGGTACGGGTAAGTCTCATATATACTCTGAATTCTCCCCGCACGGCATTTTGCTTTCGGGCGGTGAAGTGAGTGTGCCAAAGTTATTCGTCAACAACTCTTCTGGAAAGATCGGCTTGGTTGGCTATTGGGATACCGTGGCTTTCGATGAGTTTGCTGGCAAGCAGAAAAAGGTCGATAAAGCCCTTGTCGATATCATGAAGAACTACATGGCAAACAAGTCATTCTCTCGTGGTGTTGAAACCTTGGGTGCTGATGCTTCCATGGTGTTTGTGGGTAACACAGAGCACAGCCTCCCGTATATGCTCAAACATTCAGATTTGTTTGATGCACTGCCAGAGAAGTTCTACGACTCCGCCTTTCTTGACCGCTTACATTTTTATATTCCGGGCTGGGAAGTGGATATTATCCGTGGCGAAATGTTCTCGAATGGCTACGGTTTTGTCGTGGATTATTTGGCTGAAATTCTGCGCCACCTTCGTAACCAAGATTATTCAGATCAATATAAAGAGTACTTTACACTTTCATCAAACATATCAACTCGTGACCGGGATGCTATCAACAAAACGTTTTCAGGGTTGATGAAAATTCTTTTCCCGCAAGGCGGAGCAACGGCAGAAGAAATCGAAGAAATTTTGAAGTTCGCAATGGAAGGCAGGAAGCGGGTTAAAGATCAGTTATTCAGAATTGATACGACGTATGCTGATGTCAATTTCGCTTATTCTGATAAATCGGGTAAAGAAAAGCCCATCGCTACGTTAGAAGAACTTGAATACCCAAATTACTTCCACAAGACAGTTTCAAGTGACGACGTCAGCCTTCATGAATTACAGCCCGAAAAGGAGGCATCTGATACTTCATCGGCTGAAGCAAAAATTGTAGAGGAAAAACAGCCTATAGAAGGGCATCTTACCTTTTCTGAAAATCAGCGGGGCGTTTCTTATGACGACCTGTTCTCACCCTATTTACAGGGTGCAAAACACATCACCATTACTGACCCTTATATCCGTCTCTTTTTCCAAGCGCGTAACCTGATGGAATTGCTCGAAACTATCGTTAAAGGAAAAGTAGAAGAAGATGAGGTGGTAGTGAGCTTAGTGACCGTTGAGGATGAGTTCAAAGGGGATCAACAACGGGAGTTCTTTGAAAAGATACAGAGTGAAATGTTCACAGTAGGCATTAAATTCGCTTATTCCTTTGATAAAACTGGTTCGCAGCATGCTAGGCATATCGTTACTGATACAGGGTGGAAAATCTCCCTAGACCGAGGGCTCGATATCTTTCAGCAGTACGATATGGGAGATGCGTTTCAGCTTGCTAATCGCAACCAGAAGTATCGGGCGTGCAAAGCATTCGAAGTGACGTACATCAAGATATAA